One window of the Klebsiella sp. WP3-W18-ESBL-02 genome contains the following:
- a CDS encoding host cell division inhibitor Icd-like protein, translating to MATAHKNQSGFIWLFLAVRRADLLSKPHRESVIAPDEISARRQLAGRFVLSFAGRIPCKAVHHG from the coding sequence ATGGCTACTGCTCACAAAAATCAATCCGGTTTTATCTGGCTTTTCCTTGCCGTTCGTCGTGCCGATCTCCTTAGCAAACCTCATCGTGAAAGCGTTATCGCTCCTGATGAAATTTCCGCCCGCAGACAGCTTGCCGGGCGCTTTGTGCTTTCTTTCGCAGGTCGAATCCCTTGCAAGGCGGTGCATCATGGCTGA
- a CDS encoding Mor transcription activator family protein produces the protein MVNTNVKNSFSNLLKYPPHKDITAINKFIVSGCFSRTTPEILEFIKRSGYTSDITSIFHYVKLIKEQLDAAKEKFDQDIEIEFFCDVAGTMCFDDFMHVYDKDSFYHEMVKFNPEFNFHGDLAKIKRRAFMALKDSELQKVGGNISIYLGALEFALKKIGVNPEEEINGMSKSLVAMMYIMRTIGGTQIYLPKGDVLNRIINEVDIYTDGYMMDAQSIARKYGVSFRTVSIVSKRVRDAIKEYEG, from the coding sequence ATGGTCAATACTAATGTTAAGAACTCATTTAGCAATCTGCTTAAGTACCCACCTCATAAGGACATTACGGCGATAAATAAATTTATTGTTTCAGGGTGTTTTAGCAGAACAACACCAGAAATTCTTGAGTTTATTAAACGCTCTGGATACACAAGTGATATAACCAGTATTTTTCACTATGTAAAACTGATCAAAGAACAATTAGACGCGGCAAAGGAAAAATTCGATCAGGATATTGAAATTGAATTCTTCTGCGATGTTGCCGGGACTATGTGTTTTGACGACTTTATGCATGTTTATGATAAAGATTCATTCTATCATGAAATGGTTAAGTTTAACCCTGAGTTTAATTTTCATGGCGACCTTGCAAAAATAAAACGCCGGGCATTTATGGCGCTAAAGGATAGTGAATTACAAAAGGTTGGGGGTAACATATCTATTTATCTTGGTGCACTGGAGTTTGCACTTAAGAAAATAGGTGTTAACCCAGAAGAGGAAATTAACGGAATGAGTAAATCACTAGTTGCCATGATGTATATCATGAGAACTATTGGAGGCACTCAGATTTACTTACCAAAAGGTGATGTTCTTAACAGAATAATTAATGAGGTCGATATATATACCGATGGTTATATGATGGATGCTCAAAGTATCGCAAGGAAATACGGTGTTAGTTTTCGAACGGTCAGTATTGTATCAAAGCGTGTTAGAGACGCAATAAAAGAATACGAGGGATGA
- a CDS encoding phage protease, producing MNLIAFCSELKADKTAPDWIELLPAGPDIQGRDGRKWRLSNPQSLVDAFNKRALPLVVDYEHSTEISAANGSEAPAAGWIETLEVREDGSVWGKVDWTQKASNSILSKEYRFISPAFHHVKDGDITRLSSAALTNKPNLDLTALNSQDEWSVVAKALGVETISSPRDILNALNKSQSTMIQDVVDDVISKAVFCPAQREHLVAMCSQVGVDEFRKFSELQMKVHGVVVNSFATTRRSRTRETSGRLTDSQVAVCRSTGVSEEEYLTALGKQND from the coding sequence ATGAACTTAATAGCATTCTGCTCCGAATTAAAAGCAGATAAAACCGCTCCTGACTGGATTGAATTGCTTCCGGCTGGCCCGGATATTCAGGGGCGTGATGGTCGAAAATGGCGACTGAGCAATCCACAGTCTCTGGTGGATGCATTCAACAAACGGGCATTACCTCTTGTCGTTGATTACGAGCACTCAACGGAAATTAGTGCCGCAAATGGCAGCGAGGCTCCCGCTGCTGGATGGATTGAAACCCTTGAGGTTCGTGAAGACGGTTCCGTCTGGGGGAAAGTTGACTGGACGCAGAAAGCCAGTAATTCAATCCTCAGTAAAGAGTACCGTTTTATTTCTCCCGCATTTCATCATGTCAAAGATGGAGATATAACCCGGCTCAGTAGTGCAGCGTTAACGAATAAACCCAACCTCGATTTAACGGCCCTTAATTCTCAGGATGAATGGTCAGTCGTTGCTAAAGCGTTGGGTGTTGAAACCATCAGTTCTCCTCGTGACATTCTTAATGCGCTTAATAAGTCACAAAGCACCATGATTCAGGATGTTGTTGATGATGTTATTTCTAAAGCTGTTTTCTGCCCGGCGCAACGCGAGCATTTAGTTGCAATGTGTTCGCAAGTTGGTGTTGATGAGTTCAGGAAGTTTTCCGAACTTCAAATGAAAGTACATGGGGTAGTAGTTAATTCATTTGCAACTACTCGCCGTTCTCGTACCAGAGAAACCAGTGGGCGTTTAACAGATAGTCAGGTTGCCGTGTGTCGTAGCACTGGTGTAAGTGAAGAAGAGTATTTAACAGCATTAGGAAAACAGAATGATTAA